Part of the Geoalkalibacter ferrihydriticus DSM 17813 genome is shown below.
CGCAACCGGAAANATCAGGTGCTGGAGAAGAAGCCGACAGTAGAAATTTCGGTGGCCTGGTGGGACTCGCCGACGACAACGTGCATATCGAAAACTCCTACGCAACCGGAAATGTCGTGGGTGGACGTTACGTCGGCGGCCTGGTCGGTTGGATGGGTGCGTCGCTCAAAACAATACAGAGAAGCTATGCCACGGGCGATGTCATGGGCACTGAGGGCGTTGGTGGGCTTGTGGGCTTCCTTGATTCTTCCACCATCAGCGAAAGNCAAAACAATACAGAGAAGCTATGCCACGGGCGATGTCATGGGCACTGAGGGCGTTGGTGGGCTTGTGGGCTTCCTTGATTCTTCCACCATCAGCGAAAGTTACGCCACAGGTGATGTCACCGGTATTATAAGCGTAGGCGGGCTGGCGGGGCTCCTTGTTGATTCTGTTGTCAATGAAAGCTACGCTGCGGGCAATGTTACTGGCAACCTGCTCGTCGGTGGTCTTGCTGGAGAAGTTGGATCATCAACGGTGGAGCAGAGCTTTTATAGCCCAGGTACTGTTGCAGGCAACTTTTATGTCGGTGGTTTGGTCGGTGGTGCAGTGGGATCAACCATTGACAACTCCTATGCTCAAGCAACGATTATAGAGGCTGATAGGGAGGGGATGCTGATTCCTGATGAAGTCGGTTTTGATGCTGACTTTGCTATTGGTGGACTCGTGGGTATTTTGCTTGATTCAACTGTATCAAATTCCTACGCAGCTGGGCAAATTTCCCATGCCGACGATGCTCAGGATGTTGGGGGATTGATCGGGCTTAACGCGGTGTTTGGGGAGGACTAC
Proteins encoded:
- a CDS encoding GLUG motif-containing protein, which codes for MAWWDSPTTTCISKTPTQPEXSGAGEEADSRNFGGLVGLADDNVHIENSYATGNVVGGRYVGGLVGWMGASLKTIQRSYATGDVMGTEGVGGLVGFLDSSTISEXQNNTEKLCHGRCHGH
- a CDS encoding GLUG motif-containing protein; this encodes MGTEGVGGLVGFLDSSTISESYATGDVTGIISVGGLAGLLVDSVVNESYAAGNVTGNLLVGGLAGEVGSSTVEQSFYSPGTVAGNFYVGGLVGGAVGSTIDNSYAQATIIEADREGMLIPDEVGFDADFAIGGLVGILLDSTVSNSYAAGQISHADDAQDVGGLIGLNAVFGEDYQFVPRPTNDXFPCRRCSGCWGIDRA